A genomic segment from Segniliparus rotundus DSM 44985 encodes:
- the lysA gene encoding diaminopimelate decarboxylase has product MTPVEQTAAPLAALAPEVWPKHAARGADGAVRLAGVRVDELIERYGSPLFVVDKDDFHTRCRRWAEALGPRNVHYASKAFLSGQLAHWLDQEGLALDVCSGGELAIALRGGFPPNRMTLHGNNKSVAELRRAVDVGVEAVVLDSFEEIERLDAACAELGREQDVLVRLTVGVQAHTHEAIATAHEDQKFGFSVASGAAAEAVRRVLARPRLRLIGFHSHIGSQILELDGFRLAAQRVAAFADEAVRGFGPIPTLRVLDLGGGLGVAYQLGERPPEPAELAEAVRKEVEQYPAAARLSVAVEPGRSIMASGTVTLYTVGTVKDVVLEGGAIRKYVSVDGGMSDNIRPALYGAHYDARLVSRAGAAEPAQSRVVGKHCETGDIVVRDCLLPEDVAPGDIVAVASTGAYCYSLSSRYNALCRPAVVAVEDGRSWLMLRRETEADLLSLEVSDGE; this is encoded by the coding sequence GTGACTCCGGTGGAACAAACTGCGGCTCCGCTCGCCGCATTAGCCCCTGAGGTGTGGCCCAAGCACGCGGCCCGCGGCGCCGACGGAGCCGTCCGGCTCGCAGGCGTGCGCGTGGACGAGCTGATCGAACGCTACGGCAGCCCTCTTTTCGTCGTGGACAAGGACGATTTCCACACCCGATGCCGCCGGTGGGCCGAAGCCCTCGGCCCCAGGAACGTGCATTACGCCTCGAAAGCGTTCCTCAGCGGGCAGCTCGCGCATTGGCTCGACCAGGAAGGCCTCGCGCTGGACGTTTGCTCCGGGGGGGAGCTGGCCATCGCCTTGCGCGGCGGGTTCCCGCCCAACCGGATGACGTTGCACGGCAACAACAAGTCCGTCGCGGAGCTGCGCCGCGCGGTCGACGTCGGCGTCGAGGCGGTCGTGCTCGACTCTTTCGAGGAGATCGAGCGCCTCGACGCCGCTTGCGCGGAATTGGGACGGGAACAGGATGTCCTTGTCCGTCTCACCGTCGGCGTCCAAGCGCACACGCATGAGGCTATCGCCACCGCCCACGAGGACCAGAAGTTCGGTTTCTCGGTCGCTTCGGGCGCTGCGGCGGAGGCGGTGCGCCGGGTGCTCGCCCGCCCGAGATTGCGGCTGATCGGTTTCCACAGCCATATCGGTTCGCAGATCCTTGAGCTGGACGGTTTCCGGCTCGCCGCGCAGCGCGTGGCCGCGTTCGCGGACGAAGCGGTCCGCGGCTTCGGGCCGATACCGACGCTGCGTGTGCTCGACCTCGGCGGCGGGCTCGGCGTCGCGTACCAGCTCGGCGAGCGCCCGCCCGAGCCCGCCGAGCTCGCCGAGGCCGTTCGCAAAGAGGTCGAGCAGTATCCGGCGGCGGCCCGCCTTTCGGTGGCCGTCGAGCCGGGCCGGTCGATCATGGCTTCGGGCACGGTCACCCTCTACACCGTCGGCACGGTGAAGGACGTCGTGTTGGAGGGCGGCGCGATCCGCAAGTACGTGAGCGTCGACGGCGGCATGAGCGACAACATCCGCCCCGCCTTGTACGGCGCGCACTACGACGCGCGGCTTGTCTCCAGGGCCGGCGCGGCAGAGCCCGCGCAGTCCCGCGTGGTCGGCAAGCACTGCGAGACCGGGGACATCGTGGTCCGCGACTGTCTGCTGCCCGAGGACGTCGCCCCCGGCGATATCGTCGCCGTCGCGAGCACGGGGGCGTACTGCTATTCGCTGTCCAGCCGCTACAACGCGCTCTGCAGGCCAGCGGTCGTCGCCGTGGAGGACGGGCGTTCGTGGCTCATGCTGCGCAGAGAAACTGAAGCCGATCTTTTGAGCCTGGAGGTGTCCGATGGGGAATAA
- a CDS encoding sensor domain-containing protein yields MVSLWRVCVFAIAAAALPAPASWSDPPLFAAEKVDTLLFSVAELNDITAKLRPGQTNVFRGDGPTQEKKLDASSQHNGAVPPGAWTAYLSATYEGQLNAAPAPDGASADSGGDGNDDTAEQAAADEITALKNHVTVGLNATVYSDEASAGQAFAALRAQTNADDAVPDAAQWQTSFSFPPRGGNTPVFHEARRGGNVVFEVSSTMSNGAEYVTALADRMAQHEQG; encoded by the coding sequence ATGGTCTCCCTCTGGCGCGTCTGCGTCTTCGCCATCGCCGCAGCTGCGCTGCCCGCCCCTGCGAGCTGGAGCGATCCGCCGTTGTTCGCGGCGGAGAAAGTCGACACGCTCCTGTTCAGCGTCGCCGAACTCAATGACATCACTGCCAAGCTGCGCCCAGGCCAAACAAACGTCTTCCGCGGCGACGGGCCCACGCAGGAGAAAAAATTGGACGCGTCGTCCCAGCACAATGGCGCCGTTCCCCCAGGGGCGTGGACCGCGTACCTTTCGGCGACATACGAAGGGCAGCTCAACGCCGCGCCGGCGCCGGACGGCGCGAGCGCCGACAGCGGCGGCGACGGCAACGACGACACTGCCGAACAGGCGGCGGCGGACGAGATCACAGCCCTGAAGAACCATGTCACTGTGGGGCTGAACGCGACGGTGTACTCAGACGAAGCCAGCGCCGGGCAAGCTTTCGCCGCGCTCCGCGCGCAGACCAACGCGGACGATGCCGTCCCCGACGCCGCGCAATGGCAGACCAGCTTCTCTTTCCCGCCTCGTGGCGGCAACACGCCTGTCTTCCATGAGGCCCGCCGAGGCGGGAACGTCGTCTTTGAGGTCTCCTCGACCATGAGCAACGGAGCCGAGTACGTCACCGCGCTCGCGGATCGCATGGCGCAGCACGAGCAGGGGTGA
- a CDS encoding CoA-acylating methylmalonate-semialdehyde dehydrogenase: protein MSTIRELGHFVDGKSVEGASGHFGQVYDPNTGAVQARVALADQAETEAAIASAQAAQPGWAAWNPQRRARVLLKFLQLIESERDELAKLLSSEHGKTLADAQGDIQRGLEVVEFAAGIPHLLKGEFTGSAGTGIDTHSLRQPLGVVAGISPFNFPAMVPLWQLAPSIACGNAFVLKPSERDPSVPLRIAELFLEAGLPPGVLNVVNGAHTAVNTLLADPRVAAVGFVGSTPVAEHVYQTASAGGKRAQCFGGAKNHMVIMPDADLDAAVEALLGAGYGSAGERCMAISVAVPVGKATGDALVAKLLERAKSLKVGHSFDESADYGPLIGPDALERVRGYIDVGVQEGAQLVLDGRGLSLAGHENGFFLGPCLFDHVTAQMRIYREEIFGPVLSVVRVDDYESALRLPSEHEFGNGVSIFTRSGDVARDFTDRVQVGMVGVNVAIPVPVSYHVFGGWKRSGFGDLGQHGPDSIRFNTKTKTVTSRWSEGGGAAARTGGPAASSFVIPTMQ, encoded by the coding sequence GTGAGCACTATCAGAGAGCTGGGACACTTCGTCGACGGCAAGTCTGTCGAAGGCGCCTCTGGCCACTTCGGCCAGGTCTACGACCCGAACACCGGCGCGGTGCAAGCACGGGTGGCCCTGGCCGACCAGGCGGAGACCGAGGCCGCCATCGCCTCGGCGCAGGCGGCGCAGCCGGGATGGGCCGCGTGGAACCCACAGCGCCGGGCTCGGGTGCTGCTGAAATTCCTGCAGCTCATCGAGTCCGAACGGGACGAGCTCGCCAAACTGCTCTCCAGCGAGCACGGCAAAACTCTCGCGGACGCGCAGGGCGACATCCAACGCGGCCTTGAGGTGGTGGAGTTCGCCGCGGGGATACCGCATCTGCTCAAAGGCGAGTTCACCGGCTCGGCGGGGACGGGCATCGACACGCATTCGCTGCGCCAGCCGCTCGGCGTGGTGGCCGGGATCAGCCCGTTCAACTTCCCCGCGATGGTCCCGCTGTGGCAGTTGGCCCCGTCGATCGCGTGCGGCAACGCCTTCGTGCTCAAACCCTCCGAGCGAGACCCCTCGGTGCCCTTGCGGATCGCGGAGCTCTTCCTGGAAGCGGGCCTGCCGCCCGGAGTGCTCAATGTGGTCAACGGCGCGCACACAGCAGTGAACACCCTGCTCGCCGACCCGCGTGTGGCAGCTGTGGGCTTCGTGGGCTCCACTCCGGTCGCCGAGCACGTCTACCAGACGGCGAGCGCGGGCGGCAAACGGGCGCAATGCTTCGGCGGCGCGAAGAACCACATGGTCATCATGCCGGACGCGGACCTCGACGCAGCAGTGGAAGCGCTGCTCGGCGCGGGGTACGGCAGCGCCGGGGAGCGGTGCATGGCGATTTCGGTGGCGGTGCCGGTCGGCAAGGCGACGGGCGACGCGCTCGTCGCCAAGCTCCTTGAGCGCGCCAAAAGCCTCAAAGTCGGCCACAGCTTCGACGAGAGCGCTGACTACGGCCCGCTCATCGGCCCGGACGCGCTCGAGAGGGTGCGCGGCTACATCGACGTCGGCGTCCAGGAAGGCGCGCAACTGGTGCTCGACGGCCGAGGCCTGTCGTTGGCCGGGCACGAGAACGGGTTCTTCCTCGGACCCTGCCTGTTCGACCATGTGACCGCGCAGATGCGCATCTACCGGGAAGAGATCTTCGGCCCGGTGCTGTCGGTGGTCCGCGTGGACGACTACGAGAGCGCCTTGCGCCTGCCGAGCGAGCACGAGTTCGGCAACGGCGTGTCGATCTTCACGCGCAGCGGCGACGTCGCCAGAGATTTCACCGACCGGGTCCAAGTCGGCATGGTCGGGGTCAATGTGGCGATTCCGGTGCCGGTGTCCTACCACGTCTTCGGCGGTTGGAAACGCTCCGGGTTCGGCGACCTCGGACAGCACGGCCCGGACTCGATCCGGTTCAACACGAAGACGAAGACCGTGACCTCGCGCTGGTCCGAGGGAGGGGGAGCCGCCGCCCGGACCGGCGGGCCCGCTGCGTCGAGCTTCGTCATCCCCACCATGCAGTGA
- a CDS encoding metallophosphoesterase family protein, with translation MVRFVHTADWQLGMTRHFLDEEAQSRYTAARLATIRAIGELAVGEGCEFVVVCGDVFESNQLAPMTLSRALEAMRQAQVDFYLLPGNHDPLCAGSLYTSAQFQAECPPNVVVLDSSREVRPGVELLAAPWRGKRPESPPALAALAQADGLGGDVLRVLVAHGAVDALSPDLDAPGVMRLADLERAPVQYVALGDRHSTTRVTDRVWYSGSPEPTNFDDVETDSGAVLVVELDGDRADVTPRRVARWRFCTQRHDVNGAADIASLDSALSEIADKDSTVLRLALRGALSVAQRADLDEVLSRHSRLFASVQLWRRHTELATVPDDEEFSGFSGFVGEAVAELVEQARAGQGDAARALGLLLRLSAADNSPVGGGVAQ, from the coding sequence ATGGTCCGTTTCGTGCACACTGCAGATTGGCAGCTCGGCATGACCAGGCATTTCCTGGACGAAGAGGCGCAATCTCGGTACACGGCGGCGCGGCTCGCGACGATCCGCGCCATCGGCGAGCTCGCAGTCGGAGAGGGCTGCGAGTTCGTCGTGGTGTGCGGCGACGTCTTCGAAAGCAACCAACTCGCGCCGATGACGCTCAGCCGCGCCTTGGAGGCGATGCGTCAAGCACAGGTCGATTTCTACCTGCTGCCCGGCAACCACGACCCGCTCTGCGCCGGTTCTCTCTACACCAGCGCGCAATTCCAGGCCGAATGCCCGCCGAACGTGGTCGTGCTCGACTCCTCGCGCGAGGTGCGCCCCGGAGTCGAGCTCCTCGCCGCGCCGTGGCGCGGCAAACGGCCCGAGTCCCCGCCCGCGCTGGCGGCGCTCGCCCAGGCCGACGGGCTGGGCGGGGACGTTCTGCGGGTGCTCGTCGCCCACGGCGCGGTCGACGCGCTCTCACCCGACTTGGACGCTCCGGGCGTGATGCGGTTGGCGGACCTGGAGCGGGCCCCCGTGCAGTATGTGGCGCTCGGCGACCGGCATTCCACGACCCGCGTGACGGACCGCGTCTGGTACTCGGGCAGCCCGGAGCCGACCAACTTCGACGATGTCGAGACGGACTCCGGCGCGGTCCTGGTGGTCGAACTCGACGGGGATCGGGCGGACGTCACGCCGAGGCGGGTGGCCCGATGGCGTTTTTGCACGCAGCGACACGACGTGAACGGGGCTGCGGACATCGCGTCGCTCGACAGCGCGTTGTCGGAAATCGCGGACAAGGACAGCACCGTCCTGCGGCTGGCGTTGCGCGGCGCGCTCTCGGTCGCGCAACGCGCCGATCTGGACGAAGTCCTCTCGCGGCACAGCAGGCTGTTCGCCAGTGTGCAACTCTGGCGGCGCCACACCGAGCTGGCGACAGTTCCCGACGACGAGGAGTTCTCCGGTTTCAGCGGTTTCGTCGGCGAGGCGGTTGCCGAGCTCGTCGAGCAGGCCCGCGCAGGGCAAGGGGACGCAGCGCGGGCGTTGGGCCTGCTCTTACGGTTGAGCGCAGCAGATAACAGCCCGGTCGGCGGGGGCGTGGCGCAATGA
- a CDS encoding CaiB/BaiF CoA transferase family protein, with product MSQGPLTGVRVLEFAGIGPGPHAALLLANLGADVVRVQRPGYLLPDQQLRGRQIVLADLREDDQLAKVKGLVERADVLIEGFRPGVMERNGLGPEECAALNPKLVYGRITGWGQDGPLAARAGHDLNYLSLTGVLHAIGPAEAPPPPPLNMVADFGGGSMFLVLGILAALVERERSGRGQTIDAAMVDGVNALSHLIWALRSVGFWNDGRQNNFLDGAAPYYRTYTTSDGKYFAVGAIEPQFYAELLAKLGLAGKDIPEQGDQDGWPQLHTTFEEVFRTKTRDEWAAVFEGSDACATPVLTFEEASRHPHMAARGNLVELAEGVLPQAAPRFSRTPGALAGPPPQEPSDADQIWR from the coding sequence ATGAGCCAAGGCCCCCTCACCGGAGTCCGTGTTCTGGAGTTCGCGGGCATCGGCCCCGGCCCGCACGCGGCATTGTTGTTGGCGAACCTGGGCGCGGACGTGGTGCGGGTGCAGCGGCCGGGTTACCTGTTGCCAGACCAACAGCTGCGCGGCCGCCAGATCGTGCTCGCCGACCTGCGCGAGGACGATCAGCTCGCCAAAGTCAAAGGCCTGGTCGAACGCGCCGACGTGCTCATCGAGGGATTCCGTCCCGGCGTGATGGAACGCAACGGCCTCGGCCCCGAGGAATGCGCGGCGCTCAACCCGAAGCTCGTGTACGGCCGGATCACCGGCTGGGGCCAGGACGGGCCCCTCGCCGCCCGGGCGGGCCACGATCTCAACTATTTGAGCCTGACCGGCGTGCTCCATGCCATCGGTCCGGCCGAGGCCCCGCCGCCGCCCCCGCTGAACATGGTCGCGGACTTCGGCGGCGGATCGATGTTCCTCGTCCTCGGAATCTTGGCGGCCCTTGTGGAACGCGAGCGCTCCGGCCGGGGGCAGACCATCGACGCCGCCATGGTCGACGGGGTGAACGCCTTGTCGCACCTGATCTGGGCGCTGCGGTCGGTGGGGTTTTGGAACGACGGGCGCCAGAACAACTTCCTCGACGGAGCCGCCCCGTATTACCGCACCTACACCACCTCGGACGGGAAATATTTCGCGGTCGGGGCGATCGAGCCGCAGTTCTACGCCGAGCTGCTCGCAAAGCTGGGGCTGGCGGGCAAGGACATCCCCGAACAAGGCGACCAGGATGGCTGGCCGCAGCTGCACACAACGTTCGAGGAAGTCTTCCGGACCAAGACCAGGGACGAATGGGCCGCTGTTTTCGAGGGCTCCGACGCGTGCGCGACTCCCGTGCTGACCTTCGAGGAAGCCTCGCGCCACCCGCACATGGCAGCGCGCGGCAATCTGGTGGAGCTTGCGGAGGGCGTCCTGCCGCAGGCGGCGCCCCGGTTCTCCAGGACGCCGGGCGCGCTGGCCGGGCCGCCGCCGCAAGAGCCGAGCGACGCCGATCAGATCTGGCGCTGA
- the mmsB gene encoding 3-hydroxyisobutyrate dehydrogenase, whose protein sequence is MSTAVAFIGLGQMGGPMSANLVKAGFDVVGYDLSPDALRQAEKAGVAIAPDIPTAVAGAEFVVSMLPTGQHVLDVYADPAFFTATRPDTLFIDSSTIAVDQARQAAELAQAAGRAAIDAPVSGGVFGAQNATLTFMAGGDEADVARAKGLLEGMGKRVVHCGGHGSGQAAKICNNMALGISMVSICEAFVLAEKLGLDPQVFYEVASTSSAQCWALTTNCPIPGPVPASPANRDYQGGFATALIAKDLALAADAADSVGTATEFGRLAAQYFRQHADNGSGKLDFSSLLLALREQAKSAT, encoded by the coding sequence ATGAGCACCGCCGTCGCCTTCATCGGCTTAGGGCAAATGGGCGGACCGATGTCCGCCAACCTGGTGAAAGCAGGATTCGACGTCGTCGGCTACGACCTCTCGCCAGACGCCCTGCGACAGGCCGAAAAGGCCGGAGTCGCCATCGCGCCCGATATCCCGACGGCGGTGGCAGGAGCCGAATTCGTCGTGAGCATGCTTCCCACTGGGCAGCATGTGCTCGACGTCTACGCAGATCCGGCGTTCTTCACCGCGACCAGACCGGACACCTTGTTCATCGACAGCTCCACCATCGCCGTCGACCAGGCCCGCCAGGCGGCGGAACTCGCCCAAGCCGCAGGGCGCGCTGCGATCGACGCCCCTGTTTCGGGCGGCGTCTTCGGGGCGCAGAACGCCACCCTCACCTTTATGGCAGGCGGCGACGAGGCGGACGTCGCCCGGGCCAAGGGACTGTTGGAAGGCATGGGCAAGCGCGTCGTGCATTGCGGCGGCCACGGCAGCGGGCAGGCGGCGAAGATCTGCAACAACATGGCGCTGGGCATCTCGATGGTCTCGATCTGCGAGGCGTTCGTCCTCGCGGAAAAACTCGGCCTGGACCCGCAGGTGTTCTACGAGGTCGCGTCGACCTCGTCCGCGCAGTGCTGGGCGCTGACCACGAACTGCCCCATTCCCGGGCCGGTGCCGGCGAGCCCCGCGAACCGGGACTACCAGGGGGGGTTCGCGACCGCCCTCATCGCGAAAGATTTGGCGTTGGCGGCAGACGCCGCCGACTCGGTCGGCACGGCCACCGAATTCGGGCGCCTCGCCGCGCAGTATTTCCGCCAGCACGCCGACAACGGCTCAGGGAAATTGGACTTCTCGTCGCTGCTGCTGGCGCTTCGGGAACAAGCAAAGAGCGCGACATGA
- a CDS encoding homoserine dehydrogenase, which translates to MGNKHDENSEKREIGVGLLGLGTVGSEVARVLVEDAEELAARVGAKLVLRGVAVRKLDAPRGVCEHLVDPALLTTDAAELVARDDVDVVVELIGGINPAKDLIRQALRAGKSVVSANKALFAAHSAKLFEAAQKAKVDLFFEAAVAGAIPVIRPLRQSLAGDRITTVAGIVNGTTNFILSAMDSKGDDYDKVLREAQELGYAEADPTADVGGHDAAAKTAIMASIAFHTRVTADDVHVEGITDIAAADVESAKQLGYTIKLLSMSERVTGGDGHERVSARVYPALVPRSHPLASVNGAYNAVVVEAVNAGRLMFYGQGAGGAPTASSVAGDLVAAARNLVLGRAVASESTYAKLPIAPISDVAARYFVRIRVDDRPGVLASVAAVFAKRDVSIATVLQKGLPRDGGHDASGGSDASAQSESAADGASGGAEIIIITHSALGGALSETVREVEGHPAVVEVESVLRLEFEND; encoded by the coding sequence ATGGGGAATAAGCACGACGAGAACAGCGAGAAGCGGGAGATCGGCGTCGGGTTGCTCGGCCTGGGCACCGTCGGCTCGGAAGTGGCGCGAGTGCTCGTCGAGGACGCCGAAGAGCTCGCGGCCAGGGTTGGGGCGAAACTCGTCCTGCGCGGGGTGGCCGTGCGCAAGCTCGACGCGCCGCGAGGGGTCTGCGAACACCTCGTGGACCCGGCTTTGCTGACCACTGACGCCGCCGAGCTGGTCGCCAGGGACGATGTGGACGTCGTGGTCGAGCTGATCGGCGGGATCAACCCCGCCAAAGATCTCATCCGCCAGGCGCTGCGCGCGGGCAAGTCGGTGGTCTCCGCGAACAAGGCATTGTTCGCGGCCCACTCCGCGAAGTTGTTCGAGGCGGCGCAGAAGGCCAAGGTCGATTTGTTCTTCGAGGCCGCGGTCGCGGGAGCCATCCCGGTCATCCGTCCGTTGCGCCAATCCTTGGCGGGGGACCGGATCACCACGGTGGCCGGGATCGTCAACGGCACCACGAACTTCATCCTCTCGGCCATGGACTCCAAAGGCGACGATTACGACAAGGTTTTGCGCGAGGCGCAGGAGCTCGGCTACGCGGAGGCGGACCCCACTGCGGACGTGGGCGGCCACGACGCCGCCGCGAAAACGGCGATCATGGCTTCCATCGCCTTCCACACCCGCGTCACCGCAGACGATGTGCACGTCGAAGGCATCACGGACATCGCCGCTGCCGACGTCGAATCGGCGAAGCAGCTCGGCTACACGATCAAGTTGCTCTCCATGTCCGAGCGGGTGACTGGCGGCGACGGGCACGAGCGCGTCTCCGCCAGGGTGTACCCGGCGCTGGTGCCGCGCTCGCATCCCCTCGCGAGCGTCAACGGCGCGTACAACGCGGTCGTCGTGGAGGCGGTGAACGCGGGCAGGCTGATGTTTTACGGCCAAGGGGCTGGCGGGGCTCCCACCGCTTCTTCTGTCGCGGGCGACCTCGTCGCCGCCGCCCGGAACCTGGTGCTCGGGCGCGCGGTGGCCAGCGAGTCCACGTACGCGAAGCTGCCGATCGCCCCGATCAGCGATGTGGCCGCGCGGTATTTCGTGCGCATACGGGTGGACGACCGCCCCGGTGTGCTCGCCTCGGTCGCGGCCGTGTTCGCCAAACGGGACGTCAGCATCGCGACGGTCCTGCAGAAGGGCCTTCCTCGTGACGGCGGGCATGACGCTTCGGGAGGCTCTGACGCGTCTGCGCAGTCCGAGTCCGCCGCGGACGGGGCTTCGGGCGGAGCGGAGATCATCATCATCACCCACTCCGCGCTCGGCGGGGCGCTCTCCGAGACCGTGCGCGAGGTCGAGGGGCATCCAGCTGTGGTCGAGGTGGAAAGCGTCTTGCGATTGGAGTTCGAGAATGACTGA
- a CDS encoding AAA family ATPase — protein sequence MRLHRLVLSHYRGVRHREVVFAAQGATVVEGPNEAGKSSMVEALDLLFEVKDSSKTKQLRAIAPKGADAAPFVEAEVQSGPYRFVYAKQWLKKPSTVLTVLAPKREQLTGEAAHERAQSMLGSTVDLALWKALRMLQTARGQVEVDGCPALLKALDAAAGPVTLSGTETTLLAKIEAELRRYFTPGGKPTGELRAAQEHAAAAQARQVEARAALESVEADVARHEALSAQLKELSAEREEAAQALARARERCEAARGLATESDLAAQRAALAEAQAQAAAQAQAERERLIIEHEERVRALRDLVAQGERLVEGFAATAKSMVADRTAQRARAQAELARLQDLAEQASHAAKAQQRAKSALVSAIDPQLAKKAQEAARQAEVAEAQALAASAAVDIDFHAPQQVRINDEQVEAAAGSSLRRAVLDTLILTVPDVLTLRIAPGAQGEGVQVRLQQAREALAAALARAGSATAAEVEQRLAERAALHAELEQRTLALTALLGPRTHEEVEEQVRSLRAELAGAPDAEAEAQEWLQAKAREVQARESTAKAELEKAAERLGQAREHECDEALKERVLRCAASAEQGRNALAELRARAAEADLESARGAVAAAERADAALASRFDSVREDIAQAAGRLSVGARSGHQEACDAASTQLAHAQEELERVSERARAAKLLWETVSARRDAAQSRYAAPLEQAINKLGRSVFGDSFAVQLDGQLRVETRTLDGVTVDFDSLSEGAKEQLGMLVRLACANLVDPLAGAPVVIDDALGHSDPSRLAKMRETLAAATGQVIVLTCYPDRFAGVGATVRLSGKS from the coding sequence ATGAGGCTGCACCGGCTCGTGCTGTCCCATTACCGGGGCGTGCGCCATCGCGAGGTCGTCTTCGCCGCGCAGGGCGCGACTGTGGTCGAGGGTCCGAACGAGGCCGGGAAGTCCTCCATGGTCGAGGCATTGGACCTGCTGTTCGAAGTCAAAGACTCCTCCAAGACCAAACAACTGCGCGCCATCGCCCCCAAAGGCGCGGACGCCGCTCCGTTCGTGGAAGCCGAGGTGCAGAGCGGCCCGTACCGCTTCGTGTACGCGAAGCAGTGGCTGAAGAAGCCGTCAACGGTGCTCACCGTCCTCGCGCCCAAACGGGAACAGCTCACCGGGGAGGCCGCGCACGAGCGGGCGCAGTCCATGCTCGGCTCGACGGTGGACCTCGCCCTGTGGAAAGCATTGCGCATGCTGCAGACCGCGCGCGGGCAAGTGGAGGTCGACGGCTGCCCGGCGCTGCTCAAGGCCCTGGACGCGGCGGCGGGTCCGGTGACGCTCTCCGGCACAGAGACGACGCTGCTCGCGAAGATCGAGGCCGAGCTGCGCCGGTACTTCACCCCCGGCGGCAAGCCGACTGGCGAGCTGCGCGCGGCCCAGGAGCACGCCGCCGCAGCGCAGGCCCGGCAGGTTGAGGCGCGCGCGGCGCTGGAGTCCGTCGAAGCCGACGTCGCGCGCCATGAGGCGTTGTCCGCCCAGCTCAAGGAATTGTCGGCGGAGCGGGAAGAAGCGGCCCAGGCGCTCGCGCGCGCCCGTGAGCGCTGTGAGGCCGCACGCGGGCTGGCAACAGAATCCGACCTCGCCGCTCAGCGCGCCGCGCTCGCCGAGGCCCAAGCCCAGGCCGCGGCGCAAGCACAAGCAGAACGCGAGCGGCTCATCATCGAGCATGAGGAGCGCGTGCGCGCACTGCGCGACCTCGTGGCGCAGGGGGAGCGCCTTGTCGAAGGTTTCGCCGCCACCGCCAAGAGCATGGTCGCCGACCGGACGGCGCAGCGCGCACGCGCACAAGCAGAGCTGGCCCGTTTGCAAGACTTGGCCGAGCAAGCATCCCACGCGGCGAAAGCGCAGCAGCGGGCGAAGTCGGCGCTTGTCAGCGCGATCGACCCGCAGCTCGCGAAGAAAGCCCAGGAAGCGGCGCGGCAAGCGGAAGTCGCGGAGGCGCAGGCGCTCGCCGCCTCTGCTGCCGTCGACATTGATTTCCATGCGCCGCAGCAGGTTCGCATCAACGACGAACAAGTCGAAGCCGCCGCTGGATCTTCGCTGCGCCGGGCCGTGTTGGACACGCTGATCCTCACGGTGCCCGACGTGCTCACCCTGCGGATCGCCCCCGGCGCCCAAGGGGAGGGCGTTCAGGTTCGGCTTCAGCAGGCCAGGGAGGCTCTGGCCGCAGCGTTGGCGCGGGCGGGCTCTGCGACTGCCGCCGAGGTGGAGCAGCGCCTCGCGGAACGGGCGGCGCTGCACGCGGAGCTGGAACAGCGCACCCTGGCGCTGACCGCGTTGCTCGGCCCCCGAACGCACGAGGAGGTCGAAGAACAAGTTCGCTCCCTGCGCGCCGAGCTCGCGGGCGCCCCCGACGCGGAGGCTGAGGCGCAGGAATGGCTCCAGGCGAAAGCCCGCGAGGTCCAAGCGCGCGAGTCCACGGCGAAGGCTGAGTTGGAGAAGGCCGCGGAGCGGCTTGGCCAGGCCCGGGAGCATGAGTGCGACGAGGCGCTCAAGGAGCGCGTGCTGCGATGTGCGGCTTCGGCCGAGCAAGGGCGCAACGCCCTCGCCGAGCTCCGGGCACGAGCGGCCGAGGCCGACCTGGAGTCGGCTCGCGGCGCAGTTGCGGCCGCCGAGCGCGCGGACGCGGCGTTGGCCAGTCGTTTCGATTCGGTCCGTGAGGACATCGCGCAAGCCGCGGGTCGGCTCTCGGTCGGCGCCCGGTCGGGCCATCAGGAGGCGTGCGACGCGGCGAGCACGCAGTTGGCGCACGCGCAAGAAGAACTGGAGCGCGTTTCAGAACGTGCCCGCGCCGCGAAATTGCTGTGGGAGACCGTGTCCGCGCGCCGTGACGCCGCGCAGAGCCGCTACGCCGCTCCTTTGGAGCAGGCCATCAACAAGCTCGGCAGGTCGGTTTTCGGCGACTCCTTCGCGGTGCAGCTCGATGGGCAGTTGCGCGTCGAGACCCGCACCCTCGATGGGGTGACCGTTGACTTCGATTCGCTTTCCGAAGGAGCCAAAGAGCAGCTCGGTATGTTGGTGCGGCTCGCGTGCGCGAACTTGGTCGACCCGCTTGCGGGCGCGCCGGTCGTCATCGACGACGCGCTCGGCCACAGCGACCCGAGCCGTTTGGCGAAGATGCGAGAAACACTAGCCGCGGCCACAGGCCAAGTGATCGTGTTGACCTGTTATCCAGACCGGTTCGCCGGTGTGGGAGCCACAGTGCGGTTGTCAGGAAAATCCTGA